The following are from one region of the Acidobacteriota bacterium genome:
- a CDS encoding PAS domain-containing protein has product MAPFLLIHVIPRVRGYLNGRDKKVQSTNSAEARKFALATFVEAAAQTVTLTFAVWIMFRPNGRFYVGFIPMIWIAMRHGVRRVATALLAMNFGIVVALHFYPPTESRVWSVGLVMFVLSAAGLLVGSEVSERHRMSSDLSNQAHYLNSLIQNSPLGIVVLDKDGRVELANDAFEELFLLSPGAAEGRNLAELFSIGGTDPREFLLPELASTKTKTNQSIRRRRKDGTILHLELHTVPVERGRTRGSYTIYKDISVQVKSEEDLRRAHADAEIVINSVPSILIGIDNRSKITRWNRAAEQTFDLQRHEVLGKILGNCGIQWLRSDISNLFDTCLAERREGQLEELMFRKCDRPRSLGLSSKWVHFPSRGTGELLILGADTTERRDLEGQLQQAQKLEAIGQLAAGIAHEINTPAQFVGDNLVFLKDSWASIQELIASGTRMSGEARTGSVAEETVSKFEQAAADIDFLLTEVPLALDQSREGVNRITMIVRAMKEFSHPGSREKQAVDLNRAIETTVAVARNEWKYVSEVKTDLSPDLPLVPCLAGELNQVLLILIVNAAHAIGDVVGATGNKGTITISTKQQDGAVEIAVRDSGGGIPEAIRSRIFEPFFTTKPVGKGTGQGLTLAYATVKKHDGKIWFESEMNKGTTFFVRLPLETAPSGSSDPASKP; this is encoded by the coding sequence GTGGCCCCGTTTCTTCTGATCCATGTTATTCCCCGAGTTCGCGGCTACCTCAATGGCCGGGACAAGAAAGTGCAATCTACCAACTCCGCGGAGGCCCGCAAGTTCGCACTGGCCACTTTCGTGGAAGCCGCTGCACAGACCGTGACGCTTACCTTTGCGGTCTGGATCATGTTCCGACCCAACGGCCGTTTTTATGTGGGATTCATTCCCATGATCTGGATCGCCATGCGGCACGGCGTCCGCAGGGTGGCCACCGCCCTTTTGGCGATGAACTTCGGGATCGTCGTCGCACTGCATTTCTATCCGCCCACGGAATCTCGCGTTTGGAGCGTGGGACTCGTGATGTTCGTACTGTCTGCGGCCGGTCTCTTGGTTGGGTCGGAGGTCAGCGAGCGTCATCGCATGTCATCCGACCTATCGAATCAAGCTCATTACCTGAATTCCCTCATTCAGAACAGCCCGCTCGGCATCGTTGTACTCGATAAAGATGGGCGAGTGGAACTAGCGAACGACGCATTTGAAGAATTGTTTTTACTCTCTCCTGGCGCGGCGGAGGGAAGGAATCTTGCAGAGCTCTTTTCAATCGGCGGTACGGATCCACGCGAGTTCCTTCTTCCTGAACTCGCGTCGACCAAAACCAAAACCAATCAGTCAATCCGCAGGCGCCGAAAAGATGGCACGATCCTGCATCTGGAATTGCACACTGTCCCTGTTGAACGAGGCCGAACGCGCGGATCGTACACGATCTACAAAGATATTTCCGTCCAGGTCAAGAGCGAAGAGGATCTGCGCCGGGCGCATGCCGATGCCGAAATTGTAATCAACTCCGTCCCTTCGATTCTGATCGGGATTGACAACCGTTCGAAGATTACGCGATGGAATCGCGCGGCGGAACAAACCTTCGACCTGCAGAGACACGAAGTATTGGGAAAGATTTTGGGCAATTGCGGAATTCAGTGGTTACGGTCCGACATCTCGAATCTGTTTGATACATGCCTGGCTGAACGAAGAGAGGGCCAGCTTGAAGAACTCATGTTCCGCAAGTGTGATCGGCCGCGCTCTTTGGGGCTGAGCAGTAAGTGGGTGCACTTCCCAAGTCGAGGTACCGGGGAGCTGCTGATCTTGGGAGCGGACACGACCGAGCGCAGAGACTTAGAAGGTCAGTTGCAGCAGGCTCAGAAACTCGAGGCGATCGGCCAGTTGGCTGCCGGAATCGCACATGAAATTAATACTCCCGCGCAATTTGTCGGGGACAATCTTGTTTTCCTGAAAGACAGCTGGGCATCGATCCAGGAACTGATCGCGAGCGGGACGCGCATGAGCGGGGAAGCACGTACGGGAAGCGTTGCCGAAGAGACAGTCTCGAAGTTCGAGCAAGCGGCTGCCGACATCGACTTCCTGCTAACCGAAGTGCCGCTTGCACTCGACCAGTCGCGAGAAGGAGTCAATCGGATCACCATGATCGTCCGGGCGATGAAGGAGTTTTCGCATCCGGGCTCCCGCGAGAAGCAAGCCGTCGATCTCAACCGCGCAATCGAGACCACCGTTGCCGTCGCTCGAAATGAATGGAAATACGTATCTGAGGTGAAGACAGATTTGTCCCCCGATCTGCCTCTCGTTCCCTGTCTTGCGGGAGAACTCAATCAAGTTTTACTGATTCTCATTGTCAATGCAGCGCACGCGATTGGAGATGTAGTGGGTGCTACTGGCAACAAAGGAACGATTACGATCTCCACGAAACAACAGGACGGCGCGGTGGAAATCGCCGTCCGGGATTCCGGAGGGGGAATCCCCGAGGCAATCCGGTCCAGAATATTTGAGCCTTTCTTCACCACGAAGCCGGTGGGGAAAGGCACAGGTCAAGGCTTGACGTTGGCCTACGCAACGGTAAAGAAACATGATGGAAAGATCTGGTTTGAATCTGAAATGAACAAGGGGACCACGTTCTTCGTGCGCCTGCCGCTCGAAACGGCGCCGAGTGGCTCCAGCGACCCTGCCAGCAAGCCATAG